Proteins co-encoded in one Oreochromis aureus strain Israel breed Guangdong linkage group 3, ZZ_aureus, whole genome shotgun sequence genomic window:
- the LOC116334534 gene encoding NACHT, LRR and PYD domains-containing protein 3-like, protein MLFDVSPKIAVDFLRRMKHEELADRLQSKLFAAVCQPKLKSALKKKFECVFEGIAKAGNPTLLNQIYTELYITEGGTAEVNDEHEVRQIETASRKPDRPETTIRQENIFKGSPRRDEPIRTVLTKGVAGIGKTVLTQKYTLDWAEDKANQDIQFILPCQQCTIAHAPSLEGTLLVTKVLAETVSVSGLFIVEIWTLVTPG, encoded by the exons ATGTTATTTGACGTCAGTCCCAAA ATCGcagtggacttcctgaggaggATGAAGCAtgaggagctggctgaccgtctgcagagca AACTTTTTGCTGCTGTGTGTCAGCCTAAACTTAAATCTgctctgaagaagaagttcgagtgtgtgtttgagggcatcgctaaagcaggaaacccaacccttctgaatcagatctacacagagctctacatcacagagggagggactgcagaggtcaatgatgaacatgaggtcagacagattgaaacagcatccaggaaaccagacagaccagaaacaaccatcagacaagaaAACATCTTTAAAGGCTCACCtagaagagatgaaccaatcagaacagtgctgacaaagggagtggctggcattgggaaaacagtcttaacacagaaatacaccctggactgggctgaagacaaagccaaccaggacatccagttcatatt accgtgccagcagtgcacaATTGCGCACGCAcccagcttagagggaacattgctggTGACCAAAGTCCTGGCTGAGACTGTGAGCGTGAGCGGCTTGTTCATAGTGGAGATCTGGACATTGGTGACTCCGGGCTAG